The Brachyhypopomus gauderio isolate BG-103 chromosome 17, BGAUD_0.2, whole genome shotgun sequence genome includes a window with the following:
- the LOC143480614 gene encoding histone H4: MSGRGKGGKGLGKGGAKRHRKVLRDNIQGITKPAIRRLARRGGVKRISGLIYEETRGVLKVFLENVIRDAVTYTEHAKRKTVTAMDVVYALKRQGRTLYGFGG, translated from the coding sequence ATGTCTGGAAGAGGGAAGGGTGGTAAAGGTCTTGGGAAAGGAGGCGCTAAGCGTCATCGCAAGGTTCTCCGTGACAACATCCAGGGCATTACTAAACCAGCCATTCGCCGTCTGGCTCGTCGTGGCGGTGTCAAGCGTATCTCCGGTCTGATTTACGAGGAGACCCGTGGTGTGCTCAAAGTGTTCCTGGAGAACGTTATCAGGGACGCGGTTACCTACACCGAACATGCCAAGAGAAAGACCGTCACCGCTATGGATGTGGTTTATGCTCTGAAACGCCAGGGACGCACTCTGTACGGATTCGGAGGTTAA
- the LOC143480599 gene encoding uncharacterized protein LOC143480599, which produces MKRGKWLRESTVFKAVTGDLPDVSVLRVAEVYAGFKKDVAPMITTMDMSPGIPLVDSAFGKVQAGSVLSYQQPAKKSPHITRHKDAPPPPLLPLKDYHLEQSQCTFVPSEQEMLHLISLAVTPEIANQIEKATRSQSSSREWHELRKPRVTASRFREICHVRGWSSAENLAQRILKGTHQTADMRRGLAMETAAVEEYCGLRNVNFSPCGFLVHPDAPWLGASPDGLIYDPREYPPYGLVEVKCPNIRSYVDCTYLGAMNGTLALKHQHAYYWQIQGQLLISGLKWCDLRPIHTLR; this is translated from the exons ATGAAGAGAGGAAAGTGGCTGAGGGA GAGCACAGTCTTCAAAGCTGTGACTGGGGATCTGCCTGATGTTTCAGTGCTTCGAGTGGCAGAGGTATATGCTGGTTTCAAGAAGGATGTTGCACCGATGATTACAACAATGGACATGTCTCCCGGTATACCACTGGTTGACTCAGCCTTTGGTAAAGTTCAAGCAGGTAGTGTGCTTTCTTATCAGCAGCCAGCAAAGAAATCCCCGCACATCACACGACATAAggatgctccacctccaccactttTGCCATTGAAGGACTACCATCTTGAGCAAtctcagtgcacatttgtaccCAGTGAGCAGGAGATGTTACACCTGATTTCATTGGCAGTAACACCTGAGATCGCTAACCAGATTGAGAAGGCAACAAGGTCACAGAGTTCATCCCGAGAGTGGCATGAACTACGGAAGCCACGCGTGACAGCTTCACGCTTCAGAGAGATTTGCCACGTCAGGGGGTGGAGTTCAGCAGAAAATCTGGCTCAAAGAATTTTGAAGGGCACTCACCAGACAGCTGACATGAGACGGGGGCTGGCAATGGAGACTGCTGCTGTGGAAGAGTACTGTGGCTTGAGAAATGTCAACTTCTCACCTTGTGGTTTTCTTGTACACCCAGATGCTCCTTGGTTGGGGGCCTCTCCTGATGGTCTCATTTATGATCCCAGAGAGTACCCACCTTATGGCCTTGTAGAGGTTAAATGCCCAAATATCAGGAGTTATGTTGACTGCACTTACCTTGGTGCTATGAATGGCACCCTTGCTCTGAAGCACCAGCATGCCTATTACTGGCAAATTCAGGGACAGCTGTTGATCTCAGGGCTGAAATGGTGTGActtaaggcccattcacaccctacggtaa
- the LOC143480597 gene encoding uncharacterized protein LOC143480597 isoform X1 gives MSLRPFKKQRCIGSTAEHCCVPLCEASAKYNTVLSFHTFPVDKDLCKTWIVNIRRDSFTITNHTRVCSRHFLQEDLIEPPKTNGRRTLRKGAVPVLFQWNNYSVPVSRPSVWQRRKRPSDEPLGEEEPVEENHLFEHDYCAVPDPAALDLALQQTDELREEVERLRSQIEDLSVRQRFCLRRFASSDEDIRFYTRFATYNHLMAFWSLIEPSTGKMLRITRARAASKKNQDIIPCPATKSLQPIDEFFLFMNYLSLGLKQRDLAHRFNISQSTVSRIVVTWANYLYTVLGAVCIWMSQKATKAHLPEEFKDYADTQVILDCTELRCQTPSSLLLQSEVFSSYKSHCTFKGLVGMAPHGAVTFVSALYAGSISDKQILKESGIVQLLTQEMAIMVDRGFLVDHCVPCKVHRPAFLSSRSQMPASEVRETQSIARLRVHVERLIRRVKQHKLFDTVIPLSITGTINQFYTVACLLVNYQNGPLVKEWAKGQ, from the exons ATGAGCTTAAGACCGTTTAAAAAGCAGCGATGTATTGGCTCTACAGCAGAACATTGCTGTGTACCCCTGTGTGAGGCTTCTGCTAAGTACAATACTGTGCTTAGCTTTCATACTTTTCCGGTGGATAAAGATTTATGTAAAACATGGATTGTAAACATTCGACGGGACAGTTTTACTATTACCAACCATACAAGGGTGTGCAGTCGACATTTCCTTCAAGAGGATCTAATTGAACCACCAAAAACTAACGGACGTCGGACACTTCGCAAGGGAGCTGTTCCAGTTTTATTTCAATGGAACAACTACAGTGTTCCAGTATCGAGACCAAGCGTTTGGCAAAGGAGAAAACGTCCATCTGATGAACCTCTGGGTGAAGAGGAGCCAGTGGAAGAGAATCACCTGTTTGAACATGACTATTGCGCTGTCCCCGATCCCGCAGCCCTTGATCTGGCACTCCAGCAGACTGATGAGCTGCGTGAAGAGGTAGAGAGGTTACGGTCTCAAATAGAAGATTTATCCGTAAGACAGCGGTTCTGTTTGAGGAGATTTGCATCTTCTGACGAAGACATACGCTTCTATACAAG GTTTGCAACATACAACCATCTAATGGCATTTTGGAGCCTTATAGAACCATCAACGGGCAAAATGTTGCGTATCACCAGAGCAAGAGCGGCATCCAAGAAGAATCAAGACATCATTCCTTGTCCTGCA ACAAAATCCCTGCAACCCATAgatgaattttttttatttatgaacTACCTCTCCCTGGGACTGAAACAGAGGGACCTGGCCCACAGATTTAACATCAGTCAATCCACTGTGAGTCGAATTGTGGTAACATGGGCAAATTACTTGTACACAGTGCTTGGGGCTGTGTGCATATGGATGTCACAGAAAGCAACCAAGGCTCACCTACCAGAAGAATTCAAGGACTATGCAGATACACAGGTCATCCTTGATTGCACAGAACTGCGTTGTCAAACACCATCTTCTCTTCTCCTGCAAAGTGAAGTGTTCTCAAGCTACAAGTCTCATTGCACTTTCAAGGGCTTGGTTGGCATGGCACCTCATGGTGCTGTCACTTTCGTCTCTGCCTTGTACGCAGGTTCTATCAGCGACAAACAAATTCTGAAGGAGTCAGGGATTGTGCAGTTGCTAACACAAGAGATGGCCATAATGGTGGACAGAGGCTTTCTTGTGGATCACTGTGTGCCATGTAAAGTCCACAGACCTGCTTTCCTGTCCAGCAGATCCCAGATGCCAGCCTCTGAGGTCAGGGAGACACAGTCAATTGCACGACTTCGGGTTCACGTGGAGCGCCTGATACGCAGGGTGAAGCAGCACAAGCTTTTTGACACAGTTATCCCTCTGAGCATCACAGGAACTATTAACCAGTTTTACACTGTTGCGTGTCTACTAGTGAACTACCAGAATGGACCTTTAGTAAAAGAATGGGCAAAAGGTCAGTAG
- the LOC143480597 gene encoding THAP domain-containing protein 2-like isoform X2 produces the protein MSLRPFKKQRCIGSTAEHCCVPLCEASAKYNTVLSFHTFPVDKDLCKTWIVNIRRDSFTITNHTRVCSRHFLQEDLIEPPKTNGRRTLRKGAVPVLFQWNNYSVPVSRPSVWQRRKRPSDEPLGEEEPVEENHLFEHDYCAVPDPAALDLALQQTDELREEVERLRSQIEDLSVRQRFCLRRFASSDEDIRFYTRFATYNHLMAFWSLIEPSTGKMLRITRARAASKKNQDIIPCPATKSLQPIDEFFLFMNYLSLGLKQRDLAHRFNISQSTIPDASL, from the exons ATGAGCTTAAGACCGTTTAAAAAGCAGCGATGTATTGGCTCTACAGCAGAACATTGCTGTGTACCCCTGTGTGAGGCTTCTGCTAAGTACAATACTGTGCTTAGCTTTCATACTTTTCCGGTGGATAAAGATTTATGTAAAACATGGATTGTAAACATTCGACGGGACAGTTTTACTATTACCAACCATACAAGGGTGTGCAGTCGACATTTCCTTCAAGAGGATCTAATTGAACCACCAAAAACTAACGGACGTCGGACACTTCGCAAGGGAGCTGTTCCAGTTTTATTTCAATGGAACAACTACAGTGTTCCAGTATCGAGACCAAGCGTTTGGCAAAGGAGAAAACGTCCATCTGATGAACCTCTGGGTGAAGAGGAGCCAGTGGAAGAGAATCACCTGTTTGAACATGACTATTGCGCTGTCCCCGATCCCGCAGCCCTTGATCTGGCACTCCAGCAGACTGATGAGCTGCGTGAAGAGGTAGAGAGGTTACGGTCTCAAATAGAAGATTTATCCGTAAGACAGCGGTTCTGTTTGAGGAGATTTGCATCTTCTGACGAAGACATACGCTTCTATACAAG GTTTGCAACATACAACCATCTAATGGCATTTTGGAGCCTTATAGAACCATCAACGGGCAAAATGTTGCGTATCACCAGAGCAAGAGCGGCATCCAAGAAGAATCAAGACATCATTCCTTGTCCTGCA ACAAAATCCCTGCAACCCATAgatgaattttttttatttatgaacTACCTCTCCCTGGGACTGAAACAGAGGGACCTGGCCCACAGATTTAACATCAGTCAATCCACT ATCCCAGATGCCAGCCTCTGA